From one Papio anubis isolate 15944 chromosome 12, Panubis1.0, whole genome shotgun sequence genomic stretch:
- the OLR81 gene encoding olfactory receptor 81 (The RefSeq protein has 1 substitution compared to this genomic sequence), translating to MVYHGNRSTFHPATFFLVGIPGLEDVHMWISLPFCSVYLVALLGNATILLVIKAEQTLQEPMLYFLAILSTTDLALSTTCVPRMLGIFWFDAHEINFGACVAQMFLIHAFTGMEAEVLVAMAFDRYMAICNPLHYTNILTSRVLVGITMCIVIRPVLFTLPIIYLVYRLPFCQAHIIAHSYCEHMGIAKLSCGNIRVNAIYGLFVVSLFLLNLVLIVISYVYVLRAVFRLPSHDARLKALSTCGSHVGVICVFYIPSVFSFLTHRFGRSIPHYIHILVANLYLVVPPSLNPIIYGVRTKWIRERVIYVLTKR from the coding sequence ATGGTATACCATGGCAACAGGAGCACTTTTCACCCAGCCACATTTTTTCTTGTTGGAATCCCAGGTCTGGAAGACGTCCATATGTGGATCTCCCTGCCTTTCTGCTCTGTTTACCTTGTGGCTTTGCTGGGCAATGCTACCATTCTGCTAGTCATCAAGGCAGAACAGACTCTCCAGGAGCCCATGTTATACTTTCTGGCTATCCTTTCCACAACTGATTTGGCCCTTTCTACAACCTGTGTGCCTCGCATGCTGGGCATCTTCTGGTTTGATGCTCATGAGATTAACTTTGGAGCTTGTGTGGCCCAGATGTTTCTGATCCATGCCTTCACTGGCATGGAGGCTGAGGTCCTGGTGGCCATGGCCTTTGACCGTTACATGGCCATCTGCAATCCACTTCACTACACAAACATCTTGACATCCCGGGTGCTGGTGGGCATCACTATGTGCATTGTAATTCGTCCAGTTCTGTTTACACTCCCCATAATCTATCTCGTCTACCGTTTACCATTTTGTCAGGCTCATATAATAGCCCATTCCTACTGTGAGCACATGGGCATTGCAAAATTGTCCTGTGGAAACATCCGTGTCAATGCTATCTATGGACTCTTTGtggtctccctctttctcctgaaCCTGGTCCTTATTGTCATCTCATATGTTTACGTTCTCCGTGCTGTCTTCCGCCTCCCATCACATGATGCTCGGCTAAAAGCCCTAAGCACATGTGGCTCTCACGTTGGGGTCATTTGTGTTTTCTATATCCCCTCAGTCTTCTCTTTCCTTACTCATCGGTTTGGACACAGCATTCCACATTACATTCACATTCTTGTTGCTAATCTCTATTTGGTTGTCCCACCCTCTCTCAACCCCATCATTTATGGGGTGAGGACCAAATGGATACGAGAGCGAGTGATCTATGTACTTACTAAAAGATAA
- the LOC101004114 gene encoding LOW QUALITY PROTEIN: olfactory receptor 52J3-like (The sequence of the model RefSeq protein was modified relative to this genomic sequence to represent the inferred CDS: inserted 2 bases in 2 codons) has product MFYHKKSIXHPVTFFLIGIPGLEDIHMWISLPFCSVYLVVLLGNATILLVIKVEQTLREPMFYFLAILSTIDLALSTTSVPRMLGIFWFDAHEVNYGACVTQMFLIHTFTGMEAEVLLAMAFDRYVAICAPLHYTTVLTSPVLVGISMCIVIHPVLLTLPMVYLIYWLPFCQAHVIAHSYCEHMGTAKLSCGNIRINGIYGLFVVSFFVLNLVLIGISYVYILRAVFRLPSHDAWLKALSTCSSHVGVICVFYIPSVFSFLTHMFGHXPGYIHILVANLYLITPPSVNTIIYGVRTKQIREQVLYVFTKK; this is encoded by the exons ATGTTTTATCACAAGAAGAGCA TTCACCCAGTCACATTTTTTCTCATTGGAATCCCAGGTCTGGAAGACATCCACATGTGGATCTCCCTGCCTTTCTGCTCTGTTTACCTCGTGGTTTTGCTGGGCAATGCCACCATTCTGCTAGTCATCAAGGTAGAACAGACTCTCCGGGAGCCCATGTTCTACTTCCTGGCCATTCTTTCCACTATTGATTTGGCCCTTTCTACAACCTCTGTGCCTCGCATGCTGGGCATCTTCTGGTTTGATGCTCACGAGGTTAACTATGGAGCTTGTGTGACCCAGATGTTTCTGATCCATACCTTCACTGGCATGGAGGCTGAGGTCTTACTGGCTATGGCTTTTGACCGTTATGTGGCCATCTGTGCTCCACTACATTACACGACCGTCTTGACATCCCCAGTGTTGGTGGGCATTAGCATGTGCATTGTAATTCATCCAGTTTTACTTACACTTCCCATGGTCTATCTTATCTACTGGCTACCCTTTTGTCAGGCTCATGTAATAGCCCATTCCTACTGTGAGCACATGGGCACTGCAAAATTGTCCTGTGGAAACATCCGTATCAATGGTATCTATGGGctttttgtagtttctttctttgttctgaaCCTAGTGCTCATTGGCATCTCATATGTTTACATTCTCCGTGCTGTCTTCCGCCTCCCATCACATGATGCTTGGCTAAAAGCCCTAAGCACATGTAGCTCTCATGTTGGGGTCATCTGTGTTTTCTATATCCCCTCAGTCTTCTCTTTCCTTACTCATATGTTCGGAC CACCAGGTTACATTCACATTCTTGTTGCCAATCTCTATTTGATTACCCCACCCTCTGTCAATACCATCATTTATGGAGTGAGGACCAAACAGATTCGAGAGCAAGTGCTCTatgtttttactaaaaaataa